The proteins below are encoded in one region of Ricinus communis isolate WT05 ecotype wild-type chromosome 6, ASM1957865v1, whole genome shotgun sequence:
- the LOC8264804 gene encoding probable protein phosphatase 2C 38 isoform X1: protein MVSTTFMRIVAPCWKPSVEGENSSRGGEASGRADGLLWYKDSGHHVNGEFSMAVIQANNLLEDCSQLESGPMSLVDTGPQGTFVGVYDGHGGPEAARFVNEHLFENIKTIHGAEFTSENHGMSADVINKAFLATEEAFLSLVQQQWNIKPQIASVGACCLVGIVCSGHLYIANAGDSRVVLGRLDKSVKEVKAVQLSYEHNASMESVREELHSLHPDDPQIVVLKHKVWRVKGLIQVSRSIGDAYLKRAEFNREPLLAKFRLPEPFSKPILKAEPTISVKKLYPEDLFLIFASDGLWEHLSNQEAVDIVNNCPRNGIARKLLKAALREAAKKREMRYSDLKKIDRGVRRHFHDDITVIVLFLDSHLINRSSCRGPLISIRGGNGIPGSANT, encoded by the exons ATGGTATCAACTACATTCATGAGGATTGTTGCACCTTGTTGGAAGCCTTCTGTTGAGGGCGAAAATTCTAGTAGAGGCGGAGAGGCTAGTGGTCGGGCTGATGGATTGTTGTGGTATAAAGATTCAGGGCATCATGTTAATGGGGAGTTCTCAATGGCTGTAATTCAAGCGAACAATTTATTGGAAGACTGTAGCCAACTTGAATCAGGGCCAATGAGCCTGGTCGATACAGGTCCTCAAGGCACATTTGTAGGAGTTTATGATGGCCATGGAGGTCCAGAAGCAGCCCGATTTGTAAATGAGcatctttttgaaaatatcaagA CTATTCATGGTGCAGAATTTACATCAGAGAACCATGGAATGTCTGCAGACGTTATAAACAAAGCATTTTTGGCAACAGAAGAGGCATTCCTTTCTCTAGTACAGCAGCAATGGAACATTAAACCACAAATTGCTTCTGTTGGTGCATGTTGTTTGGTAGGTATAGTATGTAGCGGACATCTATACATTGCAAATGCTGGGGACTCTCGTGTTGTCTTAGGAAGACTGGACAAGTCTGTTAAGGAGGTCAAAGCTGTTCAACTATCATATGAACATAATGCAAGCATGGAATCCGTGAGAGAGGAATTGCACTCATTGCACCCTGATGATCCGCAGATTGTGGTTTTAAAGCACAAGGTTTGGCGCGTGAAGGGTCTGATTCAG GTCTCAAGATCCATTGGTGATGCCTATCTTAAGAGGGCAGAGTTTAACAGAGAGCCTTTGTTGGCTAAGTTTAGATTGCCCGAACCTTTTAGTAAGCCGATTCTTAAAGCTGAGCCAACAATTTCAGTGAAGAAACTCTATCCTGAGGAcctatttcttatatttgcaTCAGATGGCCTATGGGAGCACTTAAGCAATCAGGAAGCAGTTGACATTGTCAACAATTGCCCACGTAAT GGTATTGCAAGGAAACTTCTTAAAGCTGCACTTCGTGAAGCggcaaagaaaagagaaatgagaTACTCAGATCTGAAAAAGATTGATCGTGGTGTGAGAAGACATTTCCATGATGACATCACAGTTATAGTTTTGTTCCTTGATTCACATCTGATCAATCGCAGCTCCTGCCGTGGGCCTCTGATTTCTATCAGAGGAGGTAATGGTATTCCTGGAAGCGCCAATACATAG
- the LOC8264804 gene encoding probable protein phosphatase 2C 38 isoform X2, protein MVSTTFMRIVAPCWKPSVEGENSSRGGEASGRADGLLWYKDSGHHVNGEFSMAVIQANNLLEDCSQLESGPMSLVDTGPQGTFVGVYDGHGGPEAARFVNEHLFENIKKFTSENHGMSADVINKAFLATEEAFLSLVQQQWNIKPQIASVGACCLVGIVCSGHLYIANAGDSRVVLGRLDKSVKEVKAVQLSYEHNASMESVREELHSLHPDDPQIVVLKHKVWRVKGLIQVSRSIGDAYLKRAEFNREPLLAKFRLPEPFSKPILKAEPTISVKKLYPEDLFLIFASDGLWEHLSNQEAVDIVNNCPRNGIARKLLKAALREAAKKREMRYSDLKKIDRGVRRHFHDDITVIVLFLDSHLINRSSCRGPLISIRGGNGIPGSANT, encoded by the exons ATGGTATCAACTACATTCATGAGGATTGTTGCACCTTGTTGGAAGCCTTCTGTTGAGGGCGAAAATTCTAGTAGAGGCGGAGAGGCTAGTGGTCGGGCTGATGGATTGTTGTGGTATAAAGATTCAGGGCATCATGTTAATGGGGAGTTCTCAATGGCTGTAATTCAAGCGAACAATTTATTGGAAGACTGTAGCCAACTTGAATCAGGGCCAATGAGCCTGGTCGATACAGGTCCTCAAGGCACATTTGTAGGAGTTTATGATGGCCATGGAGGTCCAGAAGCAGCCCGATTTGTAAATGAGcatctttttgaaaatatcaagA AATTTACATCAGAGAACCATGGAATGTCTGCAGACGTTATAAACAAAGCATTTTTGGCAACAGAAGAGGCATTCCTTTCTCTAGTACAGCAGCAATGGAACATTAAACCACAAATTGCTTCTGTTGGTGCATGTTGTTTGGTAGGTATAGTATGTAGCGGACATCTATACATTGCAAATGCTGGGGACTCTCGTGTTGTCTTAGGAAGACTGGACAAGTCTGTTAAGGAGGTCAAAGCTGTTCAACTATCATATGAACATAATGCAAGCATGGAATCCGTGAGAGAGGAATTGCACTCATTGCACCCTGATGATCCGCAGATTGTGGTTTTAAAGCACAAGGTTTGGCGCGTGAAGGGTCTGATTCAG GTCTCAAGATCCATTGGTGATGCCTATCTTAAGAGGGCAGAGTTTAACAGAGAGCCTTTGTTGGCTAAGTTTAGATTGCCCGAACCTTTTAGTAAGCCGATTCTTAAAGCTGAGCCAACAATTTCAGTGAAGAAACTCTATCCTGAGGAcctatttcttatatttgcaTCAGATGGCCTATGGGAGCACTTAAGCAATCAGGAAGCAGTTGACATTGTCAACAATTGCCCACGTAAT GGTATTGCAAGGAAACTTCTTAAAGCTGCACTTCGTGAAGCggcaaagaaaagagaaatgagaTACTCAGATCTGAAAAAGATTGATCGTGGTGTGAGAAGACATTTCCATGATGACATCACAGTTATAGTTTTGTTCCTTGATTCACATCTGATCAATCGCAGCTCCTGCCGTGGGCCTCTGATTTCTATCAGAGGAGGTAATGGTATTCCTGGAAGCGCCAATACATAG
- the LOC8264804 gene encoding probable protein phosphatase 2C 38 isoform X3, translated as MVSTTFMRIVAPCWKPSVEGENSSRGGEASGRADGLLWYKDSGHHVNGEFSMAVIQANNLLEDCSQLESGPMSLVDTGPQGTFVGVYDGHGGPEAARFVNEHLFENIKTIHGAEFTSENHGMSADVINKAFLATEEAFLSLVQQQWNIKPQIASVGACCLVGIVCSGHLYIANAGDSRVVLGRLDKSVKEVKAVQLSYEHNASMESVREELHSLHPDDPQIVVLKHKVWRVKGLIQVSRSIGDAYLKRAEFNREPLLAKFRLPEPFSKPILKAEPTISVKKLYPEDLFLIFASDGLWEHLSNQEAVDIVNNCPRYCKETS; from the exons ATGGTATCAACTACATTCATGAGGATTGTTGCACCTTGTTGGAAGCCTTCTGTTGAGGGCGAAAATTCTAGTAGAGGCGGAGAGGCTAGTGGTCGGGCTGATGGATTGTTGTGGTATAAAGATTCAGGGCATCATGTTAATGGGGAGTTCTCAATGGCTGTAATTCAAGCGAACAATTTATTGGAAGACTGTAGCCAACTTGAATCAGGGCCAATGAGCCTGGTCGATACAGGTCCTCAAGGCACATTTGTAGGAGTTTATGATGGCCATGGAGGTCCAGAAGCAGCCCGATTTGTAAATGAGcatctttttgaaaatatcaagA CTATTCATGGTGCAGAATTTACATCAGAGAACCATGGAATGTCTGCAGACGTTATAAACAAAGCATTTTTGGCAACAGAAGAGGCATTCCTTTCTCTAGTACAGCAGCAATGGAACATTAAACCACAAATTGCTTCTGTTGGTGCATGTTGTTTGGTAGGTATAGTATGTAGCGGACATCTATACATTGCAAATGCTGGGGACTCTCGTGTTGTCTTAGGAAGACTGGACAAGTCTGTTAAGGAGGTCAAAGCTGTTCAACTATCATATGAACATAATGCAAGCATGGAATCCGTGAGAGAGGAATTGCACTCATTGCACCCTGATGATCCGCAGATTGTGGTTTTAAAGCACAAGGTTTGGCGCGTGAAGGGTCTGATTCAG GTCTCAAGATCCATTGGTGATGCCTATCTTAAGAGGGCAGAGTTTAACAGAGAGCCTTTGTTGGCTAAGTTTAGATTGCCCGAACCTTTTAGTAAGCCGATTCTTAAAGCTGAGCCAACAATTTCAGTGAAGAAACTCTATCCTGAGGAcctatttcttatatttgcaTCAGATGGCCTATGGGAGCACTTAAGCAATCAGGAAGCAGTTGACATTGTCAACAATTGCCCAC GGTATTGCAAGGAAACTTCTTAA